The following are encoded together in the Deinococcus soli (ex Cha et al. 2016) genome:
- the msrB gene encoding peptide-methionine (R)-S-oxide reductase MsrB, protein MTDKPFVKPSDTELRERLTPMQYSVTQHEGTERAFTGEYWDHTEEGIYVDVVSGEPLFSSLDKYDAGCGWPSFTRPIPSVALTENTDYRIGYARTEVRSAGADSHLGHVFPDGPREHGGLRYCINSAALRFVPVSELDAQGYGEYRALFG, encoded by the coding sequence ATGACTGACAAGCCGTTCGTGAAGCCGTCGGATACGGAGCTGCGGGAGCGGCTGACGCCCATGCAGTACAGCGTGACCCAGCATGAGGGCACCGAGCGGGCCTTCACCGGGGAGTACTGGGATCACACGGAAGAGGGCATCTACGTGGACGTCGTGAGTGGCGAGCCGCTGTTTTCCAGCCTGGACAAGTACGACGCGGGGTGCGGGTGGCCCAGCTTCACGCGGCCGATTCCCAGCGTGGCGCTGACGGAGAACACGGATTACAGGATCGGGTACGCGCGCACCGAGGTGCGGTCGGCGGGGGCGGATTCGCATCTGGGGCACGTGTTCCCGGACGGCCCGCGTGAGCACGGGGGGCTGCGGTACTGCATCAATTCGGCGGCGCTACGGTTCGTGCCGGTGTCGGAACTGGACGCGCAGGGGTACGGCGAGTACCGCGCGCTGTTCGGATAA
- the zapE gene encoding cell division protein ZapE, translated as MIDLLSRNPSLDPEALTAELAPTPRYQGVRFATYHPNAAYPSQEEARVATQAFLKGAQVRPGGFRLFRRAKPEGRGLYLDGGFGVGKTHLLASAWHEAPGRAALMSFQDLMYIIGALGMTRAVDAFRGHDLLLIDEFELDDPGNTHMANTFLGQLMPGGTSVIATSNTEPGALGQGRFNASDFQRQIQAIASRFETHRIDGPDYRQRGVRPEDVLTPGEFTAWEARQNHATLARLNHRDLSRHLLQVHPSRFSCLLAGVGAVAVTDLTPMPDQNVALRFVHFIDKLYDLGLHAAFTGTNLSGLFSDTYRHGAYAKKYSRCLSRLSELLKEARQDL; from the coding sequence ATGATCGACCTGCTGTCCCGCAACCCCAGCCTGGACCCGGAGGCCCTGACGGCCGAACTGGCCCCCACGCCCCGCTACCAGGGCGTGCGCTTCGCCACGTACCACCCGAACGCGGCGTACCCCAGCCAGGAGGAGGCGCGCGTGGCCACGCAGGCGTTCCTGAAGGGCGCGCAGGTGCGGCCCGGGGGCTTTCGCCTGTTCCGCCGCGCCAAGCCCGAGGGGCGCGGCCTGTACCTCGACGGGGGGTTCGGGGTGGGCAAGACGCACCTGCTGGCCAGCGCGTGGCACGAGGCGCCGGGCCGCGCGGCGCTGATGAGCTTCCAGGACCTGATGTACATCATTGGGGCGCTGGGCATGACCCGCGCCGTGGACGCCTTCCGCGGGCACGACCTGCTGCTGATCGACGAGTTCGAACTGGACGATCCGGGCAACACGCACATGGCGAACACCTTCCTGGGCCAGCTGATGCCGGGTGGGACGAGCGTGATCGCCACGAGCAACACCGAACCCGGCGCGCTGGGCCAGGGGCGTTTCAACGCCAGCGACTTCCAGCGGCAGATCCAGGCGATCGCCAGCCGCTTCGAGACGCACCGCATCGACGGGCCGGACTACCGGCAGCGCGGCGTGCGCCCCGAGGACGTCCTGACCCCAGGCGAGTTCACCGCGTGGGAGGCCCGGCAGAACCACGCCACGCTGGCCCGCCTGAACCACCGCGACCTCAGCCGTCACCTGTTGCAGGTGCACCCCAGCCGCTTCAGCTGCCTGCTGGCGGGCGTGGGTGCCGTCGCCGTGACCGACCTGACCCCCATGCCGGACCAGAACGTCGCGCTGCGCTTCGTGCACTTCATCGACAAGCTGTACGACCTGGGGCTGCACGCCGCGTTCACCGGCACGAACCTGTCCGGGCTGTTCAGCGACACGTACCGGCACGGCGCGTACGCGAAGAAGTACAGCCGCTGCCTGTCACGCCTGTCCGAACTGCTGAAAGAGGCCCGGCAGGACCTGTAA
- a CDS encoding acyl-CoA carboxylase subunit beta gives MTKVGVELQELIAAMEQRRTRVEQGGGPERLKKQKAGGKLTARERIEALLDPGSFLEMGTFVEHRGGRLMQGVDAPGEGVVTGRGTIDGRQVFVFSQDFTVLGGSLGKMNAAKITKIMDMAAKTGCPVIGLNDSAGARIQEGVDSLSGYGEIFYRNAIYSGAVPQISAILGPCAGGAVYSPALTDFILMSEGSSYMFITGPEVIKSVTREDVTFDQLGGADVHTRRSGVAHLAYDGDEAVLAGIRDLLGYLPQNAHEKAPTHPTQDPATRTNERLLDIVVPDQRKPYAMHDVIHELVDDGTFLEIQPNWAKNIVVGFARLNGESVGIVANNPRVMAGTLNIDASDKAARFIRTCDCYNIPILTLVDVTGFLPGVAQEHAGIIRHGAKMLYAYAEATVPKVTLITRKSYGGAYLAMNSRDMGADVVYAWPTAAVAVMGAEGAANIVYRRDIQSSDNPDATRAQKIAEYKDAFDNPYVAASKGYIDDVIPMEDTRRVLIQTFEMLRDKEEARPYKKHGNIPL, from the coding sequence ATGACGAAAGTGGGCGTGGAGTTACAGGAACTGATCGCGGCGATGGAGCAGCGTCGCACGCGGGTTGAGCAGGGCGGGGGCCCGGAGCGCCTGAAGAAACAGAAGGCTGGCGGGAAACTCACGGCCCGAGAGCGCATCGAGGCGCTGCTGGACCCCGGCAGTTTCCTGGAGATGGGCACCTTCGTCGAGCACCGAGGCGGCCGCCTGATGCAGGGCGTGGACGCCCCGGGCGAGGGCGTCGTGACCGGGCGCGGCACCATCGACGGGCGGCAGGTGTTCGTGTTCAGCCAGGACTTCACGGTGCTGGGCGGGTCTTTGGGCAAGATGAACGCCGCGAAGATCACCAAGATCATGGACATGGCCGCCAAAACGGGCTGCCCGGTGATCGGCCTGAACGACAGCGCCGGGGCGCGCATCCAGGAGGGCGTGGACTCCTTAAGCGGCTACGGCGAGATCTTCTACCGGAACGCGATCTACTCGGGCGCGGTGCCGCAGATCAGTGCGATCCTGGGGCCCTGCGCGGGCGGCGCGGTGTACTCTCCGGCACTGACGGACTTCATCCTGATGAGCGAGGGCAGCAGCTACATGTTCATCACGGGGCCCGAGGTCATCAAGTCCGTGACGCGCGAGGACGTGACCTTCGACCAGCTGGGCGGCGCGGACGTCCACACCCGCAGGAGCGGCGTCGCGCACCTCGCGTACGACGGGGACGAGGCGGTGCTGGCGGGCATCCGTGACCTGCTGGGGTACCTGCCGCAGAACGCGCACGAGAAGGCCCCCACGCACCCCACCCAGGACCCCGCCACCCGCACGAACGAGCGGCTGCTGGACATCGTCGTGCCCGACCAGCGCAAGCCGTACGCCATGCACGACGTGATCCACGAACTCGTGGACGACGGCACCTTCCTGGAAATCCAGCCGAACTGGGCGAAGAACATCGTGGTGGGCTTCGCCCGGCTGAACGGCGAGTCGGTCGGCATCGTGGCGAACAACCCGCGCGTCATGGCGGGCACCCTGAACATTGACGCCTCCGACAAGGCCGCGCGGTTCATCCGCACCTGCGACTGCTACAACATCCCCATCCTGACGCTGGTGGACGTCACGGGCTTCCTGCCGGGCGTCGCGCAGGAACACGCCGGGATCATCCGGCACGGCGCGAAGATGCTGTACGCGTACGCCGAGGCGACCGTCCCCAAGGTCACCCTGATCACCCGCAAGAGCTACGGCGGGGCGTACCTCGCCATGAACAGCCGCGACATGGGCGCCGACGTCGTGTACGCCTGGCCGACTGCCGCCGTCGCCGTCATGGGCGCCGAGGGCGCCGCGAACATCGTCTACCGCCGCGACATTCAAAGCAGCGACAACCCCGACGCGACCCGCGCGCAGAAGATCGCGGAGTACAAAGACGCCTTCGACAACCCCTACGTCGCCGCCAGCAAGGGCTACATCGACGACGTGATCCCCATGGAGGACACCCGCCGCGTCCTGATCCAGACCTTCGAGATGCTCCGCGACAAGGAAGAGGCCAGACCCTACAAGAAGCACGGCAACATTCCGCTGTAA
- a CDS encoding S4 domain-containing protein: protein MKQKLSTLIAQARGGRVIRTPFVDGDDIDRRLLNDPEVRHKLAGGFPDARRVVLTLHPEHIPEVDGGVTVYRVTPQEGGPAWDAQDFAVQLRRLGLDEDGLGDLREDRGSFLIAATGKAAQAIADLTSLGGRDVDVEPVGESAGKGSKLREVVVPSMRVDVVGAKGFGVSRAYFQQGIDGGKVRLNGQPARASSEIREGDSLAADGLGRIDFKRVVNETRRGNYKVELDVHR, encoded by the coding sequence ATGAAGCAGAAACTCTCCACCCTGATCGCCCAGGCGCGCGGCGGGCGCGTGATCCGCACGCCCTTCGTGGACGGCGACGACATCGACCGCCGGTTGCTGAATGACCCGGAGGTCCGCCACAAACTCGCCGGGGGCTTCCCGGACGCGCGCCGGGTGGTCCTGACGCTGCATCCCGAGCACATCCCCGAGGTGGACGGCGGCGTGACCGTGTACCGCGTCACCCCGCAGGAGGGCGGCCCCGCGTGGGACGCGCAGGACTTCGCGGTGCAGCTCAGGCGCCTGGGGCTGGACGAGGACGGCCTGGGGGACCTGCGCGAGGACCGCGGCAGTTTCCTGATCGCCGCGACCGGCAAGGCCGCGCAGGCCATCGCGGACCTGACCAGCCTGGGCGGCCGCGACGTGGACGTGGAGCCGGTCGGCGAGAGTGCCGGGAAGGGCAGCAAGCTGCGTGAGGTCGTGGTGCCCAGCATGCGCGTGGACGTCGTGGGCGCCAAGGGCTTCGGCGTGAGCCGCGCGTACTTCCAGCAGGGTATCGACGGCGGTAAGGTCCGCCTGAACGGCCAGCCCGCGCGGGCCAGCAGCGAGATTCGCGAGGGCGACAGCCTCGCTGCCGATGGCCTGGGCCGCATCGACTTCAAACGCGTGGTGAACGAGACGCGGCGCGGCAACTACAAGGTCGAACTCGACGTCCACCGATGA